From the genome of Hypanus sabinus isolate sHypSab1 chromosome 29, sHypSab1.hap1, whole genome shotgun sequence:
AGTGTTTTAAATTAAAATTAGGTATAAGCATCAGAGCCTGAACCAAGTGCCTAGCATCCCAGTTTACAAGCTTTCAATACAACCGCAATGTAATAGGGACACAGTAACTTTTGCTAATCCATTAATATTTTATCTATTTGAGATAACAGCACAGGATTGGCCCCTCcagcccccgatttaaccccagtctaatcactggacaatttacaattaccaacTAACCAGTTGGTCCTTTGACAGCgggaaaaaatccatgtggtcacagggagaacatgaaaactccttacaggcagcgttgggaattgaacccgggttgctggtactgtgaagtgttctgctaaccattacactaccaagCCTATTTTGGACAGAACAAGCTCACATTTTTATGCAATAGGACCAATTCAAACAAACTCAGAGCTACTCGAGTATGCTTATTGCTATTTGTGAATGATCTTCAACTCCTTCAGATTAGCCATCTGCCAATGTAATTGAGATGGTCCTGTTATAACCAGATGCTGGCTGCTGAGTACCTATATTTACACATGTACTCTTTTAGAGGAAGAGGACAGGTAGGACATGGCCCCTGATGCTGTTAATCAGACACAGCAGTTTCCATGTGACCTTTGACAAACTCACTGGATTCAACTGGTTCTCAGCTGAGGTCAAATTAAATGCGAACTTCATctatgttcattcagaaataacAAGTCAAAATAGACTCCAGTCAAATGCTATCTTCTTAAAACTAAGGGACTTAATTGTATATCAACATAGAAATAAAGACCACTTATAGCAATGGGTTTATCAACCAGTCCATGTCCTCTACAGATTATGAAGACCAAGTGACAGACTGCAAGGTCTGAGGTGATATCTGCCCAAAAACAAATTATCTTGGAAGAATTCCCACTGTTGGGATCAAGAAATAGTGCTTCAATTAAATCagtgtttcctattcactctttGCATGCCTGACCCCAGCCATGAACAACCCTGTACTTATGTTATACTATTACTAGCATACTGTCACCAACAGTATGGTGAAACATTCTCAGTTATTAAATAAACAAGACACTTAAAAACTGGCATCTTTTATTTCATTCTTTTCCAAGGACAGGTTTGTGCCTGGTTAGCTTCAAGTCTCAAGACCAATCAGCTGTGGCACCACCCCATTCTGGAGCCTGTGTAGTCGGTGCAGCAGACCAGTCTTCAGCAGCAGGCTGGGCACTCCAATCCTCTGCAAGGGAAAGAAAAACATCAGCAAATGTATCTGCAAAGGAGAAACCCCATTACCACAGGAGTCCAATGGAAACGCACAAATCACATTCACTTCAGTTTGTCCTTGGGATGATTAAATTCACATCTTAAAGCATAAACTACTTCAGAATGAAGCCTGTAGTCTGGTCACCAGGCAGAGCATAGCTAGAGTTTGTTCACAGCCTCTCTCACAACCCCAAGATTTCTCTAAATTGAGAATATGGTTGGGGcatccctctgactaaagtaaacAGACCTGAAAACCCAAGCCACAAACCTCAAGAACATCTACAGGTATGGAAACTGAGGGAAACTCCTATGCATTAAATCAATAAGCTAAAGGTCAAGGCATAGAACAAAATTGACAACCAAGTCAATAAACAAACGCAAGCATAAAGCTAGAAGCAaaagaaactttttttttaaactgcacaTCGTCCAAAACCAAACAGGCAAATTAGTGTCCATACTTAACAGCAAAGGTTTGAGGGGTTAGGATAAATGAAACATTGCTACATAAAAAGGACTGGTTAAATATTCCAAGACtcatggaaagaaaaaaaaagcatttgtTCAGAGATCTACAACTGCAACAGAGCGATTTTCTTAAATTACAGAATTACAGTTTGCACTGAATTTTGTCCACACCTTCACCTCACCTAAACCTGCTTACCATTCATATAAAATTACATGACAATCAGGATAAATTAAATGATTCTCCTTATTTAGATAAATACAGGATCAGTTATTTCTAGTTCAATCAACATCTTCCAACATGCAAACACCTTCCCCTACTCCAAGCAATCATTCCAAGCACACTGCTTAGCCTAGAACTCACTTGTAGCTGTATCAGCAGTGAATGCTGCGGGCTTGACGTACGGATTAGCTGCCTCCAGcgtctcagccagatttttaccAGTTGCAGCTGAGAACTGCTGGATTGGCACCGAAGGGACCTGCACGCCCTCAGACCAGTCGGTAACTTCTGGCTGAACAAACTCTGCGACTGGAGCAGTCCATTCCCCTTGGTACTCCTCCTTACCAGCAGCCTTCTCGGCAGCAGCCTGCTCCTCCTTCTCAATCTATCAGATATAGATAAAACAAAATAAGAATGGGTCAGGGTTATTCAGGTTCTAGAATGTGTATATCATGGCACCCAGCTAGCAAGACCATGAAACATGGTGGGATATATCAGTGATAGGCAAACACTGAGCCTGCCACTACTCTTAATGGATTGACCTAGCCCTGAGCAAACTTTTGAGCAATGCAACCTTTTGGATGCTGGATACTGGTCACATCCAACACTGCAAGTGTATGTAATCCACATTACAGCAGCAGAGTTTAACAAAATTGAACCACAAACATAGTAAGTTAACCACAGCACTATTTACTGATATGGACCACATTGGTTATGGCTAATAAGGCATCCAACAATTGAAACAGTCCAAATCCAAATTTATATTGGCTACGTATTTTAGCTTTGCTTCAATGAGGGACAGAAGAGGTAAGTATATTGAGGAACATTTTTAGAATAGCAACAGAtatgtccttctggccctttgcaTCACGCCGCTCAGCAATCCCAATTTAGTcccagtctaatcacaggacaatttacaatgaccgattaacctaccaatcattACTTCTCcaaactgtaggaggaaactggtgcacaCGGAGTCAGTCACggtgagaacgtgcaaactcctcctACGTTATGAGAAATCCAAATAGTTTATTTATCAAGATGTGAACCTCACTGGCAAAGGCAGGCTTTATTTATTGTCCATGCCTAAATGACCTTCAGAAGGAGATAGCTCCTGGAGCTGCTAGTTTCACTGAAGGTACTTTTGGAAGGAGTGTTCTAGGATTTAGAACAGGAAACTAAGGAACAGGCATATGCCCAAGTCAGGTGCTTACTATCCTAGTCGTTCTTGGTCATGGAAGTTGCTGTTGGTGCAGTCCAGCCTAGTAACTGAATGATGCGCCACAGTCTCACCTCGTGGTAGGAGGGAGGAATGATCGAGTGACGGGCAGAATGCCCATGAAGCTCCCTGTCCTGGAAAAGTGTTGCACTCTGAGTACAACTGTACCCATCCAGACACAATTTTGAGCAACAGCACTACAGGTAAAGGGGAAACACTGGCACACTAACTGGCCCAGAACCAACTGACCTTGTAGAGAATGAATCTTCTTGCTTACAGAATATGAGCAAACATTCACATGTGGCTAAGGATCTGTGTGCTGAGCGAGGCAGGCCTGACAAAAACACCAAAAAGGTAGCAATCCTCGTCCTTTATTCAAACTGCTACTGATTGAAGCCACTAAAAGTAAAATTAAATACATTAAACATACCTCATCAGGATCCCTGTAGAAGTACAAATCAGGCATCACTTCCCACGGATGTTCACGGCTGATGGTACCTCGCATACGCAGCACCTCACGGGCAAGCATCCACCACATCAGACCAATGGAGTGTGCGCCCTAACATACAAAGCACCCCTGTTAAAAGAAATGTTCTGATTGCCATTCTTCAGCTTAACAAACTGATAGGTTTTTAAAAAGCGCACAGAGTAAATGGGCTTTAACAGTACATGGGAGAATAGGATTGCTTAAAGCGTGCCAACTGTCGATTTACCTTCATTTATCAATACACACTGCACAACAGCAAAAACAAACCCAATCATCATTACCCGGCTGCAGTTATTAGGAGACTTTATTAAGTATATTCTGGAGcaagagttcccaacctgggatccttgcttaatggtatcggtccatggcattaaaggttgggaaccactgttctAGCTATCAGAGCCAGTTTACTACTCACCTCAACTGAAATGGAGATCCTGGAACTAAGAACCGAGCAACACCAGTACTTTTACTCAGAACATCCCAAAGCACTTTATAATTGCTTAAAGTAAAACCCTGTTTGCTACCTCAGTCTTTCACTAAATTAAGTGTTGAATGCTTGCTGGCTCATCCAATATGTGATCGCTATCTTCCCTCACAATTCTTTGAAGAGTTTAATTTTAAATTATCCATGGGATACCatttctgagcaggtgaacgattCTCAGCAAACTGGCTAATATGAACCTACACATAATAAAACACTGGCATTGTAGCAGGAGTTACTACAAAACCTTACTCACTGAGCCACAGGCTCGAGCAGTGTTAAAGGCATCTGCATGATCATGTAGCACATCTCCTACACTCGGAGTTCATCGACCACAATGGTCTCACCTCCAAGTTCTAACAATGTGCAAACCCGCCACCTGAAACTGGGGGCAATCTAAAATCCTAACTCCTAACTCCAAATCCTTCTAGAGGCTGTTAAGCTATTAGGTGGCAATGTACCGTAGCTTCCTAAAAGTCTTCAGGCAGAACATGTCAGTTCCTCAAAACTCCAATAACTTACTGTTTTTGACTTTTTGCCTTAGCATTTAGTAATATCATACTCAAAATATTACTGCTTCCTATGACCTATAAATTAATATTAGTCAAATCTGAAAATGCAAGACAGACCTGCCTCCAGAACAGAGCAgtataggctcttcagcccacaatcttgtgccaaCTAGtgaaacctactccaagatcaatctaaagctttcctccatttttctttcatccacgtacttatcaaagagactcttaggtgtccccaatctgcctctaccaccacccctgacagtgcattccacaaacCTACCATGTTAAAAACACCTTTACTTTTCTCCGTTCACCTTCTATTATGCCCTCTCATAATTACTGACCTGGGAAAAAATGCACCGACTGTCTGCTCTTACCATCGTATACGCCACCATCAAGTTGCCTCACATtctcctttgcttcaaagaggaaagccccagcttgctcaatctttcctcattaaGACCTGCTCTCTAATCATCTTCACACCCTCTTCAGCAGTGGTTCCCGACCTTTCTTAAGCCATGGacaaataccattaagcaaggtgttCCCGAGAACCTTTGCCCAAAAGCTTCCAAATCTTTCTCTATAATACCTACCTTCCTCACCATTACTTGTCTAACAGTTCTTTTCTCACCTATTTTAACCAATCTAAGACTGCAGCCTCTAAAACCTTCCACCAGATGAAGGTTACTCAAAAGTTAGAAAGATCAATGGGAAGTGTTTATAATGCTAGCACACACTAATCACAGGGGGCATTATcaccagggagaggggaattcaTTGCATTATCCCAGGGAAGAAGCTTTCACTTATGTTAAAAACCACAAAGGTGAAGTCACTGCAGTGGAAGACGATACCTTGTTGTTGCATGGAATAGCGATGTCCACATACCGGAGGGGCGAGTCAGTGTTGCACATGGCAATGGTGGGGATGTTGACATATGATGCTTCAGTTAAGGGCTGGTGGTCCTGGCGGGGATCTGTTACAACCAGCAAGCGGGGCTCCCTGAAGGCGGCCTGGATCTGATTGGTGAATGTACCTGGGGTGAATCTTCCGGCAATGGGAGTAGCACCAGTGGCAGCAGCAAACTTCAGGACAGCACGCTGTGGAGAGAGACAGTCACTGTAAGTACGAGCGTAACACAGCTCTAGATGTGCAATGTTGAGTATTCATTTACAACTTCACTACAGTGAGGCTCCTTTAATGATATCCTCAGAACAACAGTCAATACCCAAGGTCCTCACCAACAAACCTTCTTAAATTTCTATCATGCagctaatgggccaaatggtcagcCCAGGCTACACAGCGCTTTATTATTCCCCTTCAGTAGGAACTGCCATTCCATCTGCTGTGACTATTAGCTTTCATATACTTTCAATTATCAAGTGAAATTAACAACCACACAACATTACTGAGGTACCAGCATCATCGAAATCTGGATCAAGTACATAAATTGTGACAAAGTTTACTATCAAACCCCATTCATCGAGCCACACGGACCCTCGAGGTGTCAGCGAAAACCTGCCAGGTTATTGTTGCACATCTCTGACACTTCAGAGTTCATGAGCCAAGTAATGGCTTTACCTCCAAAGCTATAAAAATGTGCCTGGAAAAGACTTCCATTcaaacacagctgagggaaaatattGTCTGAGCCACATACCTGGCCGAATGGTCTGGAAGAGATGACACAAACATCAGCTGGATTCTCGATGGAGACTATGGCACGGGCAGCTAGAAGCAGCTTCTCCCACGTTTTCTTCAGATTAATGATATAAATACCTGTCAAAAAAGCAATGGGCTTGAATCAGTTCCTGACAAAACCAACATAAAGTATTGATCCAACGCCATGAATCATTGTAGTTTACAGTTCCCTGAGATTATCTGAACCCAGTAAACTTCTGGTTATGACCATTTTCAGCCTGCTAGCACTCTAGCAACCATCTCAAAGCCCCATTTGGTGTTCATTTCACACATGCTAATTTTCCCTGTATAAACCTGTCAGACTGAACTTTGAAAAAGGCAGAAAAGTCTTTTCCTAAAAAGTACCAATGGCCTTGGCTTATAAAtccatgtacaaaatgctggaaatattcaccaAGTTGAGCCTATTCCCTGATCcaaaaatttccagcattttgatcCTTTGCAGATTCCCAGTATGTGCATTACTGAAATGTGTGCACAAAGGTTAAACACTTAGTAACCTGTGAAGGCTGCAGTTACAATTATCTGGAAtacatttaacaaaggagagCTGGGAGCAGATACAAGATTAACTCTTAATAAGTAAGTGACTTATATGTACAAAATGAGGTAAAAGCAGTAACGTTGGGGGAAAGAACATGACTTAAAACCAAGTGTATTTATAGTTCATCTTTGTATTTTTTATAGATAGCACATGGATTATGCCCTTCCTCACCACTCGTCACCCCCTGGTTTAACCCTAAACTCATCACAGGACAGTTTGTAACAACCAATTAACTaacagtctttggactgtgggaggaaatcagagtaccCGGGGAAACACATACATTCCACGGAGAGGACGTTAAAGGCTATTTATACTTCCGTGTAGTAGCCTACGTCGCAGCCTTCGAAAGTGGCCTGCACCGTTGAGCATTTATACCCGTGCGTTGGTATGTCTGCGTAGTTCTGCGATTCactgccaaaacgctagttggcagtGGGGCTTCTAATGGCGACTGAGCGCATAAATGTTGAACGagggttacttttattgaaattactgcaacgcaGAAAAGACAGAAGACATCAGAGATGGTATGTACAACCATTGTACggattgaggcagaaggagggtgaattttctgttcttgtccggccactgagagacatggacgaggaaatgcatttcaaatattttcagatgtcggcaggtagatttgacaatttggtttGTCGTTGCCAACCATTTATTTCGCATCAGTGTACTCACAGTATGCCTATTGACAGGAGGAAATACGATGCTACCAAGTgcaccaatcacagttgttgctgtCTGTGTCACCGCGACATGCAGTTACATACTTGGAGAGGTGCACGGCAGGCTATGGCGTAGAGTACAGCGTAGTTATGCGGCTTCGGCGTTCATCTGACGCAGAAGTATAGATCAGCCTATTgcctccttacagaggacgcagGAATTGAGCTCAGACattccaagctgtaatagtgccatGCAAACCACTACCATAAATAATTTTCAAAGACAAATTTTGATATGCCAAACAAGATATTAAGACATATGGCCACACGGCTCAGTTCTACGGGAGCACTTACAGGAGAGGGGCTAAAGAATTCAATGTAATCAGAAGTCTGACTCTCACAAGGACTGCAGGAGACAGACATCTGTCTAAAGCAGGGATTGCCAACCTTTTTCATGCCTTaccaggatgggaacccctggtctaaacaGAGAATACGAGGACAAGTGCTCAGTATATAATGAGGCATTTCATTGAGATAAAATTATTTTTCTGATTACAACATGCAAGTATTCAAACAATCTTACAAAAAATGCTCCACAGAGCCTGGATTTGAGTCCATTCGTCTGAGTAGATGAGACTGACTGCGTACAGTTCTGGAGGAGGGCTGGCTGGTTTTAAACTTGACTTATCCAAACACCAACCATATTGCAAAGTAATTCAAAAGTACACTACCTGCCTTTTTGTACCTCCAACTCAGCTGTCAGCAAACAGAACGCCGTactcaccattcccaaccccaAGTGACGCCTTGTGACAGGAAACACTATCAAACCCCACTCATCGAGCCAGAGACTCTTGTGGTGTTAGCGAAATACCTGCCATCTTTACTGTAGCACACCTCCGACACTCAAGAGTTAATTGGCCAGAAGCTGACCTTGGCACTGAGTTTTAAGGATGTGCATTCACTGAGAGACACCACCAAAAATTAGGTTATGTGGACATTTCTAGGATATTACAGCACTGAAATGGAGACACCATCTCAATGTATAGATTATACCTTGAGGGCAAAAATAAGACATTTTTTCCAAAATATCTGTGAAATGGTGCTTTTACATTCTATTAGTATTATGTAAATTGACAATAATTCTACAAATTGGCAACTATGTAATGGTTTCAGCCTAACCTCCCGCCTTTTGACCGAGTCTAAGACCTACCATCACTCTTCCTCTTGTAGACGTACTGCTCCATCTGGAAGTCCAGGTTGGTACTGCCCAGGTGAGTGGAAGCAGCAAGGAATTTGAGGACATCCTCCTCCTTCATCTGCAGTACATCAAGACCTCCGGACATTGTGTATGTTTCCCTTTTAAAAGCAACGATGGGTAACCTGAGGGGTGAGAGTCCAAAGTGTTAAATATACACCAGAATCTCAAATGCAGAGCACTCAGAAATATCTAGCATTAATAACATAATACTTTAGTAGAGAAATGACCTCACACACAGTGGATTCTGTTCTCCAGTCAACTAGGCCATCAGTTCATCAGGGTGGCTGCcttttgggacaactcttaaaagaacaaaaactaatcaaacaCAAGGGATTCCCTTTATTTTGGACACTACGCAGGAGACTGGtgacagtttctaactagcatcagtcgcaTACACTTGTGTGACCATTACATCACACAGTGCTTACAGAGCACTTACAAAGTAGTGTCAGAtgcctgtgttgattgttaaaaagcagtgatttttgtcactgatagttgctgACAAATAAGCAGtaattcagaactgctttgctcattGTAGTTACAAGCATTGAGGTTTGAAGATGGCCAGGAATGAAAATTaaattatttcactacttcaaagttcctaacttgttgaagaacGACCAACTTAAAAGTTAtaatgaaaatttggaggatgcaattgttcaGGCAGTCCAATATCTGCACTGATACTTTCAGTCAATCAAAAGATCCAGGCAGCGtaaactggatgaattcctccatcgacaAATATTACAAACTACTTTTCtaaagtactgtagtagtatttaTAGCATCTTAATTTGTTCTGTTtgttatttaaatatataatttgtcaCTGTAAAATTGATTGTTTTTTTAAAGATGTGTTTACCTATTTCCTTGAAATTTTGGCTAACTGGGGCAGCTACTGAATTGGACCAAAACAAGCTGTCCCTGACGTGTCCCTTTTAACCAGAGTACACTGTGCATTTATATGAATATGATATTCAGTGTTCACTAAGCCTTGAAGACTTATTTTCCCTTACATTTACAAAGTTAGTTAAGAATTTGCTGTTAAGACTAGATGCCATATTCCATGTATCTTGCAAGTTGACAACCACCAGCCCAAGCTATGAAATTTCTCCAACTAAGCCATCCAAACTAATGGAGCCAAGACAGACCTACTGCCTCCCAGCCCTGGGTTCAACCCTAATCATGAGTGTAATCACAAGTTTTCACATTTTCCACAGGCAGGAGCAGACTTTGAAGgccacaggacaatttagaagTTTTAACAACACATCCCTCACCCAAAATTCAGAGGTGGAGAGCAGCAGGCACAGAACAGCTCCAAACACTGTCAGTGCAGACAATACAGCATATTAATTGTCACGTTAACCCCATTCACTCCACATATATCCCCTTTGTCCTATCTACACCACTGGATCTGAAAACAAGCACACGTTCGCCTTCTCCGTTTTAACGAAGCATTTCAGGCCTAAACCTTGAACTTCAATGTAAAAAAAATGACGCCTAACCAACTCATTTCTTCCCAATACTTTTACTGCAATGTTATGCGTTATCAGGTCAAAACCCCGGCATTCCTAGCTGCACAGTAGAAAAAGCTTTGGCGAATGGCCCACCATCACATGTTGAAGAGCGATGAACGAGCCAATACTTGATACTGCGATAGGTTCACGTGTTACCCGGGCCCCGGGGATAGGCCATCGGTAACCCCGAACCCAAAAGCGAAATCATCACGTCCTGAACCCTGCCAGTCCAAGGCCTCGAGGAAACAGGCTCAGCTCCAGGAACACCCGACGGTAGGGTAGGGCAGGGCGGCCTCGGTCCGAACCCACCGAGCAACGCCGAAGCCTGCGGCCTATCCGTCTGGCACACCCCACAATTTATTTTCATCACTGATGTTAACATCGGACCTTTACGCCATTATGCATGTCTTAGACCCTAATTAACGGGTCAATGAAAGATTTATACGCTCTGAAGAGAAAGGACTCAATAAATTTCGTTCGGTCACACTCACTCCGTAAAACGCCGTGTGGAGGTCCGGCGGTAAAAGAGGGCTAAGGCAGGAAGTGACGTCATTATATAGGGGGATCGAATTGTTGCCAGCCAATCAGCTGGCAGCTCTGCGGACGTTCACTTCCGGGGTCGGTGCTGGAGCGTGTGAGGCGTCTTGAGGCCCGGTAGGCGGCGGTCCTGTCCTGGTGCGGGATTCTAACCGTTTAGTGTCCTGGAGTAAATCGCTCATGGATATTCTCTTCATGGTTAATTCACGGCATAGTCAAGCAGCACATAAACTTCGGTCCCTGTCGATCGAGATTGCCATCTAACGTGGTCCATTTGCCGGAGAAATTTCCTATTCGTCAACCTGTCCAAGTTCCTTTTTAATATAACTGTTCTCATCTTAACCACTTCGTCTACAAAGCGCATTCCATATACTCTGAAAGCGTTGCCCCTCAGATTCCTATTAAACCTTCCccaatgtcctctagttcttgattatCCAACCATGGGGCGTTGGGGTGAGGGAGCTCGGTGCATTCACCCAACTATGCCCCTtatgattttgtacacctctataaaatcacctttgttctaagCTTCAAATAAGTCCCAGTGTGCTCAGCTTCTGGTAGTAACTCTGTCCCTCAAATCCTGTTAAATCTCTGCAGCGTAATGACATCTTTCCAATGCCTGGCAACCGAAATTGAACATGATATTCCAAATGTGGACTCACCAATATCTTGTTTAAcagtaacataacatcccatgttCTATACTCCGTGCCCTGACTAATGAGCCAGGAGCCTTcttccataagacatagagggagaaataggccattcaacccatcaggtCTGACCCACCATTCcgacatggctgatttattatccctctcaatcccattctcttgctttctcccccctaacctttgacatcctgactaatcaagaacctatcaacttctgctttaagtatatccaatgacttgtcctccacagccatcggtcgcaatgaattccacagattcactatcctctggctaaagaaatccctcctcatctctgttctaaatagacgtccctctattctgaggctgtgtcctctggttctagactcacccactgtaggaaacatcctctccacatccacagtatctaggcctttcaatattcaataggtttcagtaagatccttCCTTATACTTCTCAACTCCAGTGGGTGCTGTAACTCAGGaagctaattgaaagaaaaacacaggagcccgGAATATTTGTTTCCCtagtttttctttccttttctttagtGAGGCGCTCCTGTATGATGTGATGGCACAATGACATActcacatacttcttacatatgGCCTATAATGAAGTGTGTaaacaatgcttaatcaaacaatatgtttacaatattactgaaatagaacatagaatagtacagcacattacaggcccttcggcccacaatgttgtgccgactctcaaaccctgcctcccatataactccccaccttaagttcctccgtatacctgtctagtagtctcttaaacttaactagtgtatctgcctccaccactgactcaggcagtgcattccacgcaccaaccactctctgagtgaaaaaccttcctctaatatcccccttgaacttccctcctcttaccttaaagccatgtcctcttgcactgagcagtggtgccctggagaagaggcgctggctgtccactctatctattcctcttaatatcttgtacacctctatcatgtctcctctcatcctccttctctccaaagagtaaagccctagctcccttaatctctgatcataaaccatcctctctaaaccaggcagcatcctggtaaatctcctctgaaatattaaatacactacactcctccctacttagctataaactccaactcaatatagaatgcatcttaaCTCAACCGCGGAATTAATGACTAGCTCTGTAGTCatataatatatatacacacacagaatatataactactatatagacatcaacagcatagtaaattttaaattgtctgaTTTtgacctaaagatttaattgctgtggatgaTTTCTTGCTCTTGGGAAGTAACATATATCCTGACAGGGGGtgttcactctgcttggcaggtgagacctgTGACTGTGAAACAATCGCAAGTTTTGgggcctcctccctggtggttgtaggagttgactctgagactgcaggaagtggttctgacagctctggtcacctttcttctctaacaactgACTTTTCTCTTCTCAGCTGACCGATGTGTAGTTTCCAGATGACATAAGATGCAATCtgcactgtgtaggagagtggtccgaTTCAGTTCCCAATCTTTCCAAGTAACCACTTCTGTAAATCCtcgccaggactgcttgtccaagaGTGACACATAGAAGCTCCTTGTCTGAGGAACCCTCAAGTGGTAAGCGAagtttggtttaaagaattcagacTTCATGTGTCGTTCTCTGAGCTCATAATCTATTAATCTTTTGttaaacactgtcttgagattttgtagATGTTCTTTGTCTTCctgttggcatgtggccaagtggttaaggcgttcgtctagttatctgaaggtcgctagttcgagctttGGCTGAGGCtgtatgtgtgtccttgagcaaggcacttaaccacacattgctctgcgatgacactggtgccaagctgtatgggtcctaatgcccttcccttggacaacattggtggcgtggagaggggagtcttgcagcttgggcaactgccggtcttccattaaaaaaaaccttgcccaggctcgcgccctggaaactttccaaggtgcaaatccatggtctatcgagactaatggaggcctacactacACTGGTGATAA
Proteins encoded in this window:
- the rpsa gene encoding small ribosomal subunit protein uS2 produces the protein MTSLPALALFYRRTSTRRFTELPIVAFKRETYTMSGGLDVLQMKEEDVLKFLAASTHLGSTNLDFQMEQYVYKRKSDGIYIINLKKTWEKLLLAARAIVSIENPADVCVISSRPFGQRAVLKFAAATGATPIAGRFTPGTFTNQIQAAFREPRLLVVTDPRQDHQPLTEASYVNIPTIAMCNTDSPLRYVDIAIPCNNKGAHSIGLMWWMLAREVLRMRGTISREHPWEVMPDLYFYRDPDEIEKEEQAAAEKAAGKEEYQGEWTAPVAEFVQPEVTDWSEGVQVPSVPIQQFSAATGKNLAETLEAANPYVKPAAFTADTATKDWSAQPAAEDWSAAPTTQAPEWGGATADWS